From a region of the Methanothrix sp. genome:
- a CDS encoding nucleoside-diphosphate sugar epimerase/dehydratase — MREIPAKSLNHILSGCYRWVGYHRKAAFTLVDSILIIISMYMAFWSRFDGAIPQKYYNMMTLTLPLVLLIKLSIFHVFRIYRFIWRHIGLEELLNTAFASAVASLSLAAMLFMFRTWTALSGFPRSVIVIDFAFTLIGMMGVRLGKRSVRFLRSLRTSPPNSRRAIIVGAGTAGEMVVRALLQDGGVIYWPVGFLDDDQNKQGLSIHGVPVLGPISSLPAIVKLHSVETVLIAMPSAPSRVIKKTVDVARRSGITDIKTVPFLSELYAGQLRVSDIREVRPEDVLPREPVSVDLKAVEHFLKGKKVLVTGAAGSIGSELCRQVLRFQPTELLALDFDETGLFNLENNLRNLFPDRTIKIIVGDIRDRDKMHSVFQREHPEVVFHAAAYKHVPMMEAYPEEAVKTNVFGTKVLIEETHKAGAEAFVLISTDKAVNPVSIMGMTKRVAEVVTLTSGNGKTTRCIAVRFGNVLGSRGSVIPTFIEQIRRGGPVTVTHPDMERYFMTIPEAVLLVLQAGAMGRTGEVFVLDMGKPVKILDIARELIRFHGLEPDRDIPIVFTGIRPGERLREDLLTAEEGVSATTHRQIYIAKMGNSLPKDVLQNRLEILKDVVKKEAGRDTIKKALMEIIYGHNMQDRMHVEHIGKVA, encoded by the coding sequence ATGCGTGAGATCCCTGCTAAAAGCCTGAACCATATTCTCAGCGGCTGTTACAGGTGGGTCGGATATCATCGAAAGGCAGCATTTACCTTAGTTGATTCAATTTTGATTATAATTTCAATGTATATGGCTTTTTGGTCTAGATTCGATGGAGCAATACCTCAAAAGTATTATAACATGATGACTCTGACTCTGCCGCTTGTGCTATTAATCAAGCTTTCTATCTTCCATGTCTTTCGCATTTACCGTTTCATCTGGAGACATATAGGTCTTGAAGAGTTGTTGAATACAGCTTTTGCTTCTGCTGTCGCGTCGCTATCTCTCGCCGCTATGCTTTTCATGTTTCGCACGTGGACAGCCCTGTCTGGATTTCCAAGGTCTGTAATTGTTATTGATTTTGCTTTCACGCTTATTGGGATGATGGGAGTTCGCCTTGGGAAGCGAAGCGTTCGATTTTTGCGATCCTTGCGGACATCACCTCCAAACAGCCGAAGAGCCATTATTGTTGGTGCCGGAACAGCCGGGGAAATGGTCGTTCGAGCTCTCTTGCAGGATGGTGGTGTCATTTATTGGCCAGTTGGCTTTCTTGATGACGACCAGAATAAGCAGGGGCTTTCCATCCATGGTGTTCCTGTTCTCGGACCGATAAGCAGTCTTCCTGCAATCGTCAAATTACACAGTGTCGAGACGGTTCTGATAGCCATGCCCTCAGCACCATCTCGGGTGATCAAGAAGACGGTTGATGTCGCCAGAAGAAGTGGGATAACTGATATCAAAACTGTTCCATTCCTTAGCGAACTTTATGCAGGACAATTAAGAGTCTCAGATATCCGAGAGGTGCGGCCGGAAGATGTTCTACCACGTGAGCCTGTCTCTGTAGATCTCAAAGCTGTTGAGCACTTTTTGAAGGGAAAGAAGGTCCTTGTGACTGGTGCTGCAGGATCGATAGGCTCTGAGCTCTGCAGGCAGGTGCTAAGGTTTCAGCCAACTGAGCTTTTGGCGCTGGATTTTGATGAGACCGGTCTATTCAATCTTGAGAATAACCTCAGGAATTTATTTCCAGACAGGACAATTAAAATAATTGTGGGTGATATACGCGACAGAGATAAAATGCACTCAGTCTTTCAGAGGGAACATCCTGAGGTTGTCTTTCATGCGGCTGCTTACAAACATGTGCCAATGATGGAGGCCTATCCCGAAGAGGCTGTAAAAACAAACGTTTTTGGCACGAAAGTTTTGATAGAAGAGACGCATAAAGCGGGTGCGGAGGCATTTGTGCTGATCTCCACGGACAAAGCAGTCAATCCTGTCTCGATAATGGGAATGACAAAACGCGTTGCTGAAGTAGTCACGTTGACTTCAGGAAACGGAAAAACCACCCGCTGTATAGCTGTCAGGTTTGGAAATGTGCTTGGTAGCCGTGGAAGTGTGATTCCCACTTTTATAGAACAGATACGTCGTGGAGGTCCTGTGACGGTTACTCATCCGGATATGGAGCGTTACTTCATGACCATACCTGAGGCAGTCCTGCTCGTTCTTCAAGCTGGAGCTATGGGCAGAACCGGAGAGGTTTTCGTTCTCGATATGGGCAAACCGGTAAAGATCCTGGATATAGCAAGAGAATTGATACGATTCCATGGTCTCGAGCCAGACAGGGATATACCGATAGTCTTTACCGGAATCAGACCAGGCGAAAGGCTGCGCGAAGATCTGCTTACTGCGGAAGAGGGTGTATCTGCCACCACACACAGGCAGATATACATCGCTAAGATGGGCAACAGTCTGCCTAAAGACGTATTGCAAAACAGGCTGGAGATTCTGAAAGATGTTGTCAAGAAGGAAGCTGGGAGAGACACAATAAAAAAAGCGCTGATGGAGATTATTTATGGTCATAATATGCAAGACAGGATGCATGTGGAACATATTGGCAAAGTTGCATAA
- a CDS encoding GNVR domain-containing protein, which yields MDERMDDEIDLRDIIRVLWENRFLVVGIFLIAVVAAGAVSIMMPSVYRASCLVALGNFGDPVYTTQSGASEILTSDAFVLDLLSRLNLSLSPGELAEFKDRIRIEPVKGSDRLLSISMETTDPEEGKRILREMVSLFEDRSNQSYTEQRGLLLEQLSATNQLLDSVEESINQTHQAMKEIEGATGVSQLEKNLLLSYKLDYLQNAESQRLSLMDRSMNLQKQLRLMKPVEIVDAPVEPAEPVKPRRALIVIVAGMLGLMLGVFAAFLRVALRREEQRTGE from the coding sequence ATGGATGAGAGAATGGATGACGAGATAGATCTGCGTGACATAATCCGTGTGCTGTGGGAGAACAGGTTCCTGGTAGTGGGCATTTTCCTGATCGCGGTGGTGGCTGCAGGCGCGGTGAGCATCATGATGCCATCGGTCTACAGGGCATCGTGCCTCGTCGCTCTCGGGAACTTCGGGGATCCGGTATACACGACTCAGTCTGGGGCATCTGAGATCCTGACGAGTGATGCGTTTGTTCTCGACCTTCTCTCCCGGCTCAACCTCAGCCTCTCTCCTGGCGAGCTCGCCGAATTTAAGGATAGGATTAGGATTGAGCCTGTTAAGGGTTCAGACCGCCTACTCAGCATCTCCATGGAGACCACGGATCCAGAAGAGGGGAAGCGGATCCTGCGGGAGATGGTCAGCTTATTCGAAGACAGGAGCAACCAGAGCTACACTGAGCAGAGGGGTCTCCTGCTGGAGCAGCTCTCAGCCACCAACCAGCTTCTGGATTCTGTGGAGGAGAGCATCAACCAGACTCACCAGGCGATGAAGGAGATCGAGGGCGCCACGGGCGTATCTCAGCTGGAGAAGAACCTGTTGCTTTCATACAAGCTGGATTACCTGCAGAATGCGGAATCTCAGCGGCTGAGCCTGATGGATCGTTCCATGAATCTCCAGAAGCAGCTCAGGCTCATGAAACCCGTGGAAATCGTGGATGCTCCGGTTGAGCCCGCCGAACCTGTAAAGCCCCGAAGGGCCCTCATCGTCATTGTCGCAGGCATGCTCGGGCTGATGCTCGGCGTATTCGCAGCATTCCTGAGGGTGGCTCTCAGAAGAGAGGAGCAGCGCACAGGAGAGTAA
- a CDS encoding DUF86 domain-containing protein: MFEKLASSGVLSREVVERAKRMKGFRNILVRRYGYVDDRIVYEMVTGHLNDFDTFRKEVLNVLAEERRG, from the coding sequence CTGTTTGAAAAGCTCGCAAGTTCTGGGGTTCTCTCCAGAGAGGTGGTGGAGAGAGCGAAGCGGATGAAGGGATTCCGCAACATACTGGTTCGCAGATACGGGTACGTGGATGATCGGATAGTCTATGAGATGGTGACCGGGCATCTAAACGACTTTGATACCTTCAGAAAGGAGGTGCTGAATGTGCTCGCTGAAGAGCGGCGTGGCTGA
- a CDS encoding acylphosphatase: protein MKVRALIRGQRVHGVGYRNHLFSEADGLCMDGFSARNLRENGLQLVGVLFEGDDRQVSSFMAFIRSSWPKAAEVSDISFEEYDGRVEKLTRFAIRFQAIQLSKGVESILRIEAKQDQMLEKQDRMLEKQDLMLEKQDRMLEKQDAMLEKQDETVEELRGVRSDLKEHMEKRFARIEGEIAEIKRVIRELGGSCV, encoded by the coding sequence ATGAAGGTAAGGGCGCTGATACGGGGCCAGAGGGTTCACGGAGTGGGTTACCGCAACCATCTTTTTTCCGAGGCCGACGGCCTGTGCATGGATGGTTTCTCCGCGCGGAATCTCAGGGAGAATGGTCTCCAGCTTGTCGGGGTCCTCTTCGAGGGAGATGATAGGCAGGTTTCGTCCTTCATGGCATTCATCAGATCCAGCTGGCCGAAGGCTGCTGAAGTCTCAGACATATCCTTCGAGGAGTACGATGGTCGTGTCGAGAAGCTCACCAGATTCGCCATAAGGTTTCAGGCCATCCAGCTCTCCAAGGGCGTCGAGTCAATCCTGAGAATAGAAGCAAAACAGGATCAGATGCTCGAGAAACAGGACCGCATGCTTGAAAAGCAGGATCTCATGCTCGAGAAGCAGGATCGAATGCTTGAAAAGCAGGATGCGATGCTCGAGAAACAGGACGAGACTGTGGAGGAGCTCAGGGGAGTGAGGTCTGATCTCAAGGAGCACATGGAGAAGAGGTTCGCCCGGATCGAGGGAGAGATCGCTGAGATCAAGAGGGTGATAAGGGAGCTCGGGGGCAGCTGCGTCTGA
- a CDS encoding acylphosphatase, translating to MRRVEIIAKGDVQRVGYRDAVQNIARRLGVSGIVQNVEPYDVRIVAEGEEDVLKEFVNAVNIQERPIRVEELEVRWADATGEFQYFRILRGDWQEELGERFDVAIRYLQRSIELGEQNLAVGRGNLSIGRMMLEKQDQMLEKQDQMLEKQDAMLEKQDETIEELRGMRSDLREHMDKRFARIEGEIAEIKRAIRELGGSCI from the coding sequence ATGCGTCGTGTTGAGATCATCGCTAAGGGGGACGTCCAGAGGGTCGGCTACCGGGATGCGGTCCAGAACATCGCCAGGAGGCTCGGCGTTTCCGGCATTGTCCAGAACGTGGAACCATATGATGTGAGGATCGTCGCCGAGGGGGAGGAGGATGTCCTGAAGGAGTTCGTGAATGCCGTGAACATCCAGGAGAGGCCGATCAGAGTCGAGGAGCTTGAAGTGAGATGGGCGGATGCGACAGGTGAGTTCCAGTACTTCAGGATCCTGAGAGGCGACTGGCAGGAAGAGCTCGGCGAGAGGTTCGATGTCGCGATAAGGTATCTCCAGAGAAGCATCGAGCTGGGCGAGCAGAATCTTGCTGTGGGCAGGGGGAACCTGTCCATTGGAAGGATGATGCTCGAGAAGCAGGATCAGATGCTCGAGAAACAAGATCAGATGCTCGAGAAACAAGATGCGATGCTGGAGAAGCAGGACGAGACTATCGAGGAGCTTCGAGGGATGAGATCCGATCTCCGTGAGCACATGGACAAACGGTTCGCCCGGATCGAGGGAGAGATTGCGGAGATCAAGAGGGCAATAAGGGAGCTCGGG